In Thermococcus sp. M39, the genomic stretch TCCGTTAAGGTACTCAAGTGCTAGTCTGTCGTAGACTTCGTAAGAAGAATTCGTGATTATATACTCCGTTGAACCAATTTTGATGGTAATATTCTCATTAGTCATGTTCAAAACTTCAAAAGTGTAACCGTCAACTGTGTAGCTCTTTCCTACTTCGGGTGTTATCTCTTGAGAAACTTGAGGCTGATATTGGATTATGAGGAACAACTGCTCGCCATCAAAGCTCCCTGGAATTATCTTGAGATTTTCAACTTCGATGACGCCACCGAATTTGACCATTTGAAGGGCTTTTATATCATTTCCCTCATAGATTATGAGATATGGAAGGTAATCTTTGCTTAAGGTCAGCTTGATTTGATATCCACCAACTTGAAGACTTTCTCCAACCTTAATTCTTCCCTGAAACACTTCAATCCAAGGCTGAGCATTTGAGATAGGGAGGAGTGAGAGTATCAATAAGCCAGCAATAAGCAAGCTGAGTTTTTTCATAAATTTCACCTCTTGTAGATTGTCTTTAGGAACACATCCTCCAAACTTGGCTCTTTAATTTCCAAGCTGACTATGGTTATGCCCCTTTTGGATAGGTATTCGGATATGTCTCCTCTGATGTCTTCCTTTGCGAATATAATAGCTTTGTTATTGTTGACGTATTCCACTCTTATAACTCCCGGTAGATCAATCTCTGGCAGTGGTTGCTTTGTCTCAACAGTGATTTCATACCCCTCAAGCTCCATGAACTGCTTTTTAATTTCCTCTAATGTTCCTAATGCCCTAAGTTTTCCTTTTACGATTATCCCAACCTTATCGCTTAACTCTTCGACTTCGCTGAGTATGTGGGAAGAAAAGAATACTGTTTTTCCTTTTTTGCGTTCTTCCCTGACAATGCTTTTGACAAGAAACGCTCCTTCGGGATCAAGTCCACTCGTTGGTTCATCCAGGATTAATACTTCTGGATCGTTGATTAAAGCTTGGGCTAATAATAAACGTTGTTTCATGCCTTTAGAGAATGTTTTAACCTTTCTGTACTTTACATCCCACAGTCCAACAAGCTTTAACAGCTCTTCAATGCGCTTCTCCTTTTCTTGCTT encodes the following:
- a CDS encoding ABC transporter ATP-binding protein — translated: MYAIEIENLTKVYGNLKAVDGLTLNVEKGIVFGFLGPNGAGKTTTILSMLGLIIPDEGTIRILGHDVLREPIKVKERIGFLPENATIYEELTAWRNLDFFANFYNFSKQEKEKRIEELLKLVGLWDVKYRKVKTFSKGMKQRLLLAQALINDPEVLILDEPTSGLDPEGAFLVKSIVREERKKGKTVFFSSHILSEVEELSDKVGIIVKGKLRALGTLEEIKKQFMELEGYEITVETKQPLPEIDLPGVIRVEYVNNNKAIIFAKEDIRGDISEYLSKRGITIVSLEIKEPSLEDVFLKTIYKR